Proteins co-encoded in one Flavivirga eckloniae genomic window:
- a CDS encoding 5'-nucleotidase C-terminal domain-containing protein: protein MLYFFSLFSCKQSKLELTKIEGKQIQITDSLPADSEIEAYIKPFRDNIQKDLDSVLAYSADTYSKSDGDFNTAIGNFMADAVYNEANPIFKSRTGKDIDMVLLNHGGIRSILSKGNITKRTAFELMPFENSIVVVALKGNQVNNLTQYLSRKRRAHPISKLKLVINKDYDIVEAKIKGKAIEPDKVYYVATNDYLYNGGDSMTFFKTNDSLYVLNYKIRNALIDNFKKADTISPVIDDRFIQIK from the coding sequence TTGTTATATTTTTTTAGTCTTTTTAGTTGCAAACAGTCTAAATTAGAGCTAACTAAAATTGAAGGAAAGCAAATTCAAATCACAGATTCTTTACCCGCTGACTCAGAAATTGAAGCCTATATTAAGCCATTTAGAGATAACATTCAAAAAGATCTAGACAGCGTTTTAGCTTATTCTGCAGATACTTATTCTAAATCTGATGGCGACTTTAATACGGCTATTGGCAATTTTATGGCAGATGCTGTATACAATGAAGCCAATCCTATTTTTAAAAGCAGAACTGGTAAAGACATTGATATGGTACTTCTTAACCATGGTGGTATCCGGTCTATTCTATCTAAAGGAAATATAACAAAAAGAACGGCTTTCGAATTAATGCCTTTTGAAAACAGTATTGTTGTAGTGGCCCTAAAAGGCAACCAAGTAAATAATTTAACGCAGTATTTAAGTAGAAAAAGGAGAGCACACCCTATATCTAAGCTAAAATTAGTCATAAATAAGGATTACGACATCGTTGAAGCAAAAATAAAAGGTAAGGCGATTGAACCTGATAAAGTATATTATGTTGCCACCAACGACTACTTATATAATGGTGGTGATAGTATGACTTTTTTTAAAACAAACGACAGCCTTTATGTTTTAAACTACAAAATTAGAAATGCTTTAATTGATAATTTTAAAAAGGCAGATACTATTAGCCCTGTAATTGACGACAGGTTTATTCAAATAAAATAA
- a CDS encoding bifunctional metallophosphatase/5'-nucleotidase, translated as MKRRDFIQQASAGTTLVTLGGLGLQSFTTSAATKRITILHTNDVHSHIDAFGPEDGRNANKGGVARRASLIEAVRKENPNTLLLDAGDIFQGTPYFNYYGGELEFKLMSKLKYDAATIGNHDFDNGIDGLFAQLDHATFQFVSANYDFSNTIMDTHTKPYKVFKKDGLKIGVFGLGIELGGLVDPSMYKETKYLDPIEISQDMSRILKTEEHCDLIICLSHLGYNYKNNSKKISDLKLAKATKDIDLIIGGHTHTFLSKPTIVKNVVGKNMLVNQVGCYGINLGKIDFYFDSNKNVSAKGTSIIV; from the coding sequence ATGAAACGTAGAGATTTTATACAACAAGCGTCTGCAGGAACTACGCTTGTTACATTAGGTGGTTTAGGCTTACAATCTTTTACAACCTCGGCTGCTACAAAAAGAATTACGATACTACACACTAACGATGTGCATAGCCATATTGATGCTTTTGGACCTGAAGACGGTAGAAATGCGAACAAAGGCGGCGTTGCCAGACGAGCTAGTTTAATTGAAGCTGTTAGAAAAGAAAACCCGAATACACTTTTGTTGGATGCTGGCGATATTTTTCAGGGCACCCCTTATTTTAATTACTATGGAGGCGAATTGGAATTTAAACTAATGAGCAAATTAAAATACGATGCTGCTACTATAGGCAATCATGATTTCGATAATGGTATTGACGGCTTATTTGCACAGCTGGATCATGCCACATTCCAATTTGTTTCTGCTAATTACGATTTCTCTAATACTATTATGGATACGCATACAAAGCCATATAAAGTATTCAAAAAAGATGGACTTAAAATAGGAGTCTTTGGACTTGGAATTGAGTTAGGTGGTTTGGTTGATCCTTCCATGTATAAAGAAACCAAATACTTAGACCCGATTGAGATTTCTCAGGACATGTCCAGAATTTTAAAGACCGAAGAACACTGCGACTTAATCATTTGCTTATCGCATTTAGGATACAACTACAAAAATAATAGCAAAAAGATTAGTGATTTAAAATTGGCAAAAGCCACAAAGGATATCGATTTAATTATTGGCGGCCATACACATACATTTTTATCTAAACCTACCATTGTTAAAAATGTAGTAGGTAAAAACATGCTTGTTAACCAAGTGGGTTGTTATGGTATCAACCTGGGTAAAATTGATTTTTACTTCGATTCCAATAAAAATGTTTCAGCCAAAGGCACTTCGATAATAGTTTAA
- a CDS encoding DoxX family protein yields MKKYFPLALRVIVAFILIQTLRFKFTAHPDSVHIFSQVGLEPYGRIGIGVLELIAGTFLLIPKTIWMGATLTLGVIGGAIFMHLTQLGIEVNNDEGLLFATAIVTFVLSAAILYIYKKDIPFIKTVS; encoded by the coding sequence ATGAAAAAGTATTTTCCACTTGCCCTAAGAGTTATTGTTGCCTTTATTTTAATACAAACATTGCGATTTAAGTTTACAGCTCACCCAGATAGCGTGCATATTTTTAGTCAAGTTGGATTAGAGCCTTACGGTAGAATAGGCATTGGTGTTTTAGAGCTTATTGCTGGTACTTTTTTACTTATTCCAAAAACCATATGGATGGGAGCCACACTTACCTTAGGAGTCATTGGAGGGGCTATCTTTATGCATTTAACACAACTTGGAATTGAAGTAAATAACGATGAAGGGTTGCTATTCGCTACAGCTATAGTTACGTTTGTTCTTTCTGCTGCAATCCTATATATTTATAAAAAAGATATTCCTTTTATAAAAACGGTATCATAG
- the ligA gene encoding NAD-dependent DNA ligase LigA → MNNKELIEALREELREHNYNYYVLDNATISDYEFDIKLKELQELEAKYPEYFDANSPTQRVGGTVTKNFETIQHEYRMYSLDNSYSKEDLEDWETRIKKLVDGDIQYICELKYDGASISLTYENGNLVKAVTRGDGFQGDNVTANIKTIKSVPLQLKGSDYPAKFDIRGEIILPFDGFNKMNEERIEVGEEPYRNPRNTASGSLKLQDSAEVAKRPLECFLYNITGTNLNIKTQQESLEKARAWGFKVPDAAKLVNSIDEVLEFVDYWNMNRHDLPYETDGVVIKVNDLFQQEELGYTAKAPRWAMAYKFKAEQASTRLNSITYQVGRTGAITPVANLEPVELAGTTVKRASLHNADQIEKLDVRVGDEVYVEKGGEIIPKILGVDLSKRNELSEPTQYITHCPECETELVRQEGEAQHYCPNYNGCKPQIIGRIQHFISRKAMDIDGLGGETVALLVTEGLISNYSDLYELTKEEVIPLERMAEKSADNLIQGIELSKNIPFERVLFALGIRYVGETVAKKLAKHYKSIDAIADATQEDLVNVDEIGVKIAESVSIFFNSEINLHIINRLKKFGVQLELSAEQLIGQTNILDGDVVVVSGVFETVSRNELKKLIEDNGGKVSSSISSKTSYIVAGSNMGPSKKEKAAKLEIPLLSELEFLQKIQ, encoded by the coding sequence AGGCTCTAAGAGAGGAGTTACGTGAGCATAATTATAACTACTACGTATTAGACAATGCTACCATCTCTGATTACGAATTCGATATAAAACTTAAAGAGCTTCAGGAACTTGAAGCAAAATACCCAGAATATTTTGATGCTAATTCACCAACACAGCGTGTAGGAGGAACTGTTACCAAGAACTTTGAAACGATACAGCATGAGTATCGTATGTATTCTTTAGACAACTCCTATTCAAAAGAGGATTTGGAGGATTGGGAAACACGAATTAAAAAACTGGTAGATGGCGATATTCAATATATTTGTGAATTAAAGTATGATGGCGCCTCTATTAGTTTAACTTATGAGAATGGTAACTTGGTAAAAGCGGTTACCCGCGGCGATGGGTTTCAGGGAGACAATGTTACGGCAAACATTAAGACCATAAAATCTGTACCGTTGCAGTTAAAAGGTAGTGACTATCCTGCTAAATTTGATATTAGAGGCGAAATTATATTGCCTTTCGATGGTTTTAATAAAATGAATGAGGAACGTATTGAAGTAGGAGAGGAACCTTATAGAAATCCCAGAAATACGGCTTCGGGAAGTTTAAAGCTACAAGATAGTGCTGAAGTTGCCAAACGACCGTTAGAATGTTTTCTATATAATATAACAGGTACAAACTTAAATATTAAGACACAACAAGAGAGTTTAGAAAAAGCAAGGGCATGGGGTTTTAAAGTACCTGATGCAGCAAAACTTGTTAATTCTATTGATGAGGTTTTGGAATTTGTGGATTATTGGAATATGAATCGCCATGATTTACCCTATGAAACAGATGGTGTTGTTATAAAAGTAAACGATTTATTTCAGCAAGAAGAGTTGGGGTATACGGCAAAAGCACCAAGGTGGGCTATGGCTTATAAGTTTAAGGCAGAGCAAGCTTCAACAAGATTAAACAGCATTACATATCAGGTGGGACGTACAGGAGCTATTACACCTGTTGCTAACCTCGAACCTGTTGAATTGGCAGGAACAACCGTAAAACGTGCGTCACTGCATAATGCCGATCAAATAGAGAAGTTGGATGTAAGAGTAGGAGATGAGGTGTATGTGGAAAAGGGAGGAGAGATTATTCCAAAAATTCTTGGGGTTGATTTAAGTAAACGAAATGAATTATCGGAACCAACTCAATACATTACCCATTGTCCGGAGTGCGAAACAGAACTTGTAAGACAAGAAGGGGAAGCTCAGCATTATTGTCCGAATTACAATGGCTGTAAGCCACAAATTATTGGTAGAATCCAGCATTTTATATCTAGAAAAGCCATGGATATTGATGGCCTAGGAGGTGAAACTGTGGCGCTTTTGGTAACGGAGGGCTTAATTTCTAATTATTCAGATTTATATGAATTAACTAAAGAAGAAGTGATTCCTTTAGAACGCATGGCAGAAAAGAGTGCCGATAATTTAATTCAAGGTATAGAGCTGTCTAAGAACATTCCTTTTGAGCGTGTTCTGTTTGCCTTAGGTATCAGGTATGTAGGGGAAACGGTTGCTAAAAAATTGGCAAAGCATTATAAGAGTATTGATGCTATTGCAGATGCAACACAGGAAGACTTGGTAAATGTCGACGAGATTGGAGTTAAAATAGCAGAAAGTGTAAGTATATTTTTTAATTCGGAAATAAATTTGCATATAATTAATAGGTTAAAGAAATTTGGAGTTCAATTAGAGCTGTCTGCCGAACAATTAATCGGTCAAACTAATATATTAGATGGTGATGTGGTTGTAGTGTCTGGCGTTTTTGAAACCGTGTCTAGAAATGAGCTTAAAAAACTCATTGAAGATAATGGCGGAAAAGTTAGCAGTTCTATCTCATCTAAAACAAGTTATATAGTTGCAGGAAGCAATATGGGGCCCAGTAAAAAGGAGAAAGCTGCCAAGCTGGAAATCCCTTTGTTAAGCGAACTTGAATTCCTACAAAAAATACAATAA